Proteins encoded in a region of the Bacillus methanolicus genome:
- a CDS encoding ABC transporter ATP-binding protein, whose product MEKTHAMNSKEQRQVLFRLLSYTKPHKKTIIFAFCLLILTTAGDILGPILVKIFIDDYLTPRNLEFKPLFVLGAAFLGIQIANVLVSYFQLLTFQKIALKIIQQLRIEVFSKVQALGLKYFDKTPAGSIVSRVTNDTEAIKDMFVTVIVTFIQSFFLLTGIFVAMFSLNVKLALFCVVILPIIFLIIRTYRKYSSIFFQDMRELLSQLNAKLSESLQGMAIIQVFRQEQRLRKEFGEINEKHYLAGMKNLKVDALLLRPAIDLVYVLALIIVLSFFGISSFAGGIEIGVLYAFINYLDRFFEPVNNMMMRLSLFQQAIVAGSRVFKLLDEEELAPLQRGEETLKIEDGEIEFRNVSFSYDGKRDVLKNISFQAKPGETVALVGHTGSGKSSIINLLMRFYEFERGEILIDERSIKDYPEKEIRSKIGLVLQDPFLFFGNVKDNIRLHNKQMTDEQVIEAARFVQAHTFIEKLENGYEYEVVERGATFSSGQRQLIAFARTIAANPKILVLDEATANIDTETEEAIQTALAKMRKGRTTIAIAHRLSTIQDADSILVLHQGEIVERGTHQELLARRGLYHKMYLLQNGLVDHLEDAVN is encoded by the coding sequence ATGGAAAAAACACATGCGATGAATAGCAAAGAACAACGGCAAGTATTATTTCGATTACTTTCATATACAAAACCACATAAGAAAACCATTATTTTTGCCTTTTGTCTCTTGATATTAACAACAGCAGGCGACATACTTGGCCCGATCCTTGTGAAAATTTTTATTGACGACTATTTAACGCCCAGAAATCTTGAATTTAAGCCTTTGTTTGTTCTCGGAGCTGCTTTTTTAGGAATTCAAATAGCCAATGTGCTTGTCTCATATTTTCAATTGCTTACCTTTCAAAAAATCGCTTTGAAAATTATTCAACAACTCAGGATCGAGGTTTTTTCAAAGGTTCAGGCACTTGGATTAAAATATTTTGATAAAACTCCTGCCGGAAGCATCGTTTCAAGGGTAACAAATGATACAGAAGCGATTAAGGATATGTTCGTTACGGTCATCGTAACATTTATTCAAAGTTTCTTTCTTTTAACGGGAATATTTGTGGCCATGTTTAGTTTGAATGTGAAACTAGCCCTTTTTTGTGTCGTGATCCTTCCGATTATTTTCCTTATCATAAGGACGTACAGGAAATATAGTTCGATTTTTTTTCAGGATATGCGTGAACTCCTAAGCCAGCTAAATGCAAAATTAAGTGAATCATTGCAGGGCATGGCGATCATCCAAGTGTTTCGCCAGGAACAGCGGTTGAGAAAAGAATTTGGAGAGATTAATGAAAAGCATTATCTGGCAGGGATGAAAAATCTAAAAGTGGATGCTTTACTACTTAGGCCTGCGATTGATTTGGTTTACGTGTTAGCGCTGATCATTGTGTTAAGCTTTTTCGGGATTTCATCATTTGCCGGCGGAATTGAAATTGGTGTACTTTATGCGTTTATCAATTATTTGGACCGTTTTTTTGAACCGGTAAACAATATGATGATGCGTCTATCATTATTTCAACAAGCAATTGTCGCAGGATCCCGCGTTTTTAAGCTGCTGGATGAAGAGGAACTTGCTCCTTTACAGCGCGGTGAGGAAACATTAAAGATTGAAGACGGGGAAATTGAGTTTCGGAATGTAAGCTTTTCCTATGACGGGAAGCGGGACGTTTTAAAGAATATTTCTTTTCAAGCAAAACCGGGAGAAACGGTGGCACTTGTTGGACATACCGGCAGCGGAAAAAGCTCAATCATCAATCTACTCATGAGATTTTATGAATTTGAGCGGGGAGAAATTCTCATTGACGAAAGGTCAATCAAAGACTATCCGGAAAAAGAAATCCGTTCAAAAATTGGGCTTGTTTTGCAGGATCCATTTTTGTTCTTTGGAAATGTGAAGGATAATATCCGTCTCCATAATAAACAAATGACAGATGAACAAGTGATTGAGGCTGCACGTTTTGTTCAGGCGCATACGTTCATCGAGAAGCTTGAAAATGGTTATGAGTACGAAGTTGTTGAAAGAGGGGCGACATTTTCTAGCGGACAGCGCCAGCTGATCGCTTTTGCGAGAACAATTGCGGCGAACCCAAAAATACTTGTCCTTGATGAAGCAACTGCGAATATTGATACGGAAACAGAAGAAGCCATTCAAACGGCGCTTGCAAAAATGAGAAAGGGCCGCACAACGATTGCAATTGCCCATCGTCTGTCTACTATTCAAGACGCAGACTCAATTCTTGTGCTGCATCAAGGGGAAATTGTTGAAAGAGGAACACACCAGGAGTTGCTTGCAAGACGCGGACTTTACCATAAAATGTATTTGCTGCAAAATGGTTTGGTTGATCATCTCGAAGACGCAGTCAATTAA
- a CDS encoding aspartyl-phosphate phosphatase Spo0E family protein gives MTRQEFLLLIEKKRAELINVASKYGLNSSVAIKHSQELDHLLNEYNRSFLEKLQPVN, from the coding sequence GTGACGAGACAAGAGTTTCTTTTATTAATTGAAAAAAAACGGGCTGAGCTCATCAACGTGGCATCAAAATACGGCCTTAATTCGTCTGTTGCAATTAAACATAGCCAAGAGCTTGATCATCTTTTGAATGAGTATAATCGTTCCTTTTTAGAGAAATTACAGCCGGTCAATTAA
- a CDS encoding cytochrome c biogenesis CcdA family protein gives MTDINVFIALGAGFLSFISPCCLPLYPAFLSYITGMSVGEIKTENAMLQRRSLLHTIFFLLGFSVIFIAIGFTTSFIGQFFAEYKDLIRQIGAIFIVFFGLVIVGILKPEFMMKDRRFEFKNRPSGYIGSAFIGMAFAAGWTPCTGPILMSVFALAASNPGSGMLYMIAYTLGFAIPFFVLSFFIGKLQWIKKHNVTIMKVGGSIMIVMGIILFFDWMTKIISIFTSIFGGFTGF, from the coding sequence ATGACTGATATTAATGTATTTATCGCTCTTGGTGCAGGATTTTTGAGTTTTATTTCTCCATGCTGTCTGCCTTTATATCCGGCATTTTTATCATATATTACCGGGATGTCGGTCGGAGAAATCAAAACAGAAAATGCGATGCTGCAAAGGCGGAGTTTGTTACATACAATATTTTTTCTGTTAGGGTTTTCCGTTATTTTTATTGCCATCGGATTTACAACTTCTTTTATCGGTCAATTTTTTGCTGAATACAAGGACTTGATCCGACAGATTGGAGCTATTTTTATCGTCTTTTTTGGCCTTGTCATTGTTGGAATTTTGAAACCCGAATTTATGATGAAGGACCGGAGATTTGAGTTTAAGAACCGTCCTTCAGGATACATTGGTTCAGCTTTTATCGGAATGGCGTTTGCCGCTGGCTGGACGCCTTGTACAGGTCCGATCTTAATGTCAGTTTTTGCGTTGGCTGCTTCTAACCCGGGTTCAGGCATGTTGTATATGATCGCATACACTTTAGGTTTTGCCATCCCGTTCTTTGTTTTGTCCTTTTTCATCGGCAAACTGCAATGGATTAAAAAACATAATGTTACGATCATGAAGGTTGGCGGCAGTATCATGATCGTAATGGGAATTATCTTATTTTTTGATTGGATGACGAAGATTATTTCTATTTTTACTAGTATTTTCGGAGGATTTACCGGCTTCTAA
- a CDS encoding response regulator, giving the protein MARILIVDDARFMRITLSNILKKANHEVVGEGENGKDAIELYRRLNPDLVTMDITMPEMSGIEAVREIKKEFPQAKVIMCSAMGQQKMVVEAIEAGAKDFIVKPFDEARVLDAINRVLN; this is encoded by the coding sequence ATGGCAAGAATATTAATTGTTGATGACGCAAGATTTATGAGAATCACGTTATCGAATATTTTAAAAAAAGCAAATCATGAAGTCGTTGGAGAAGGCGAGAATGGAAAAGATGCGATTGAATTGTATCGCCGGTTGAATCCCGATTTAGTCACAATGGACATAACGATGCCGGAAATGAGCGGAATTGAAGCTGTCAGAGAAATTAAGAAAGAGTTTCCTCAAGCAAAAGTAATCATGTGTTCTGCTATGGGGCAGCAAAAAATGGTCGTGGAAGCAATTGAGGCGGGGGCAAAGGACTTTATTGTCAAGCCGTTTGACGAAGCGCGAGTACTTGATGCAATTAACAGAGTCTTGAATTAG
- a CDS encoding CcdC family protein produces the protein MNMVIASSIGAIGMAVLVIFIRIKAAKRPVTAKKIILPPIFMSTGALMFLFPMFRVTPMEILEALTVGMLFSILLIKTSTFEIRDNEIYLKRSKAFIFILIGLLIIRIIGKSILSSQIDYGELSGMFWILAFGMIVPWRIAMYVNYRKLYDQINGPTNTKTV, from the coding sequence ATGAACATGGTTATTGCTTCTTCTATTGGAGCGATCGGAATGGCTGTTCTTGTTATATTCATCCGGATTAAAGCCGCAAAAAGACCGGTCACAGCAAAAAAAATCATTTTACCGCCAATTTTTATGAGTACAGGGGCGCTTATGTTTTTATTTCCAATGTTCCGGGTAACTCCGATGGAAATATTGGAAGCATTAACAGTCGGCATGTTGTTTTCAATCTTGTTGATCAAAACATCCACTTTTGAAATTCGAGATAATGAAATTTATTTAAAACGGTCAAAAGCATTTATCTTTATACTTATCGGTTTGCTCATCATCAGGATCATTGGAAAATCGATCTTGAGTTCACAAATTGATTATGGTGAGCTGAGCGGAATGTTTTGGATCCTTGCGTTTGGAATGATCGTACCTTGGCGAATTGCCATGTATGTAAATTATAGAAAACTATATGATCAAATCAACGGACCAACGAATACAAAAACGGTTTAA
- a CDS encoding DUF2621 domain-containing protein: MLEGWFLWFILFWIVVLISSFAIGGFFMFRKFLKRLPKEDGKSELDWEEYYVNETRHLWKEEQKEFLEDLVSPVPELFRDVARQKIAGKIGELALKEKADKITEDLIIRGYIIATPKRDHKFLRKKLSEKKIDLAPYEHLF, from the coding sequence ATGCTTGAAGGCTGGTTTTTATGGTTTATCTTGTTCTGGATTGTCGTACTCATTTCTTCTTTTGCAATCGGCGGATTTTTTATGTTCCGCAAGTTTTTGAAAAGGCTGCCGAAAGAAGACGGAAAGTCGGAACTGGATTGGGAAGAATATTATGTAAATGAGACCCGGCATTTATGGAAAGAGGAGCAAAAAGAATTTCTTGAAGATTTGGTCAGTCCTGTCCCTGAATTATTCAGGGACGTTGCAAGGCAAAAAATTGCCGGCAAAATCGGCGAACTTGCTCTTAAAGAAAAAGCCGACAAAATTACAGAGGATCTTATCATACGCGGGTACATTATCGCCACACCGAAACGGGACCATAAATTTCTGCGAAAAAAATTGTCCGAAAAGAAAATTGATCTCGCACCATATGAACATTTGTTTTAG
- a CDS encoding YheC/YheD family protein produces the protein MTLIGMLHHRADPRNVKKAYAYAAAAKAEGVNFFYFTPGKVDIENQKILGKTYENGEWIEKEFPFPDVIYNASYPVSEKAEQIFDYLHDRIPFTSHSIGDKLSVYNRIKKAKKFEQYLIPFHELTDVQHFFDMMKRYEKVIIKPLSGHQGGGIIYIEKVGIKQYKINEGGEISSINEKQLLDLISHKIQEQDYLVQKFISCQLKSGHVYDFRLHVQKNGEGKWVITSIFPRIGRLGSITSNMGSGGYSTYLDIFLKTEFDDSWYDMKKYLEQFAKSFSNHFDSLYDSVSLDELGIDVGIDSNQKLWLFEVNWRPGPPNIFNLELDVARNTIQYAKYLAAENNTKQ, from the coding sequence ATGACTCTAATCGGCATGCTTCATCATCGGGCAGATCCAAGAAATGTAAAGAAAGCATATGCTTATGCCGCTGCAGCTAAAGCTGAAGGTGTAAACTTTTTTTACTTTACCCCAGGGAAAGTAGATATAGAAAATCAAAAAATTTTAGGAAAAACTTATGAAAATGGCGAGTGGATTGAAAAGGAATTTCCTTTTCCTGATGTCATTTATAATGCAAGTTATCCTGTAAGTGAAAAAGCTGAGCAAATCTTTGATTATTTGCACGACAGGATTCCTTTTACAAGTCATTCGATTGGGGATAAATTAAGTGTATATAACAGAATAAAAAAAGCAAAAAAATTTGAACAATACCTTATTCCTTTTCATGAATTAACTGACGTTCAGCATTTTTTTGACATGATGAAACGATATGAAAAAGTTATTATTAAACCGTTGTCTGGACATCAAGGCGGGGGCATCATTTATATTGAAAAAGTTGGAATAAAACAATACAAAATTAATGAGGGAGGGGAAATCTCGTCTATTAATGAAAAACAATTGCTTGACTTAATATCTCATAAAATACAAGAACAAGATTACTTAGTTCAAAAGTTTATTTCATGTCAATTGAAATCTGGTCATGTTTATGATTTCCGATTGCATGTACAAAAAAATGGAGAAGGAAAATGGGTCATTACTTCCATTTTCCCAAGGATTGGGCGATTGGGAAGCATTACATCAAATATGGGCAGTGGTGGTTATAGCACTTATCTAGATATTTTTTTAAAAACAGAGTTTGATGACTCCTGGTACGATATGAAAAAGTATCTTGAGCAATTTGCGAAAAGCTTTTCTAACCATTTTGATTCTTTATATGACAGTGTGTCGCTAGATGAATTAGGAATTGATGTTGGAATTGATTCAAACCAAAAATTGTGGCTGTTTGAAGTAAATTGGAGACCAGGTCCACCCAATATTTTTAACCTTGAACTAGATGTAGCTAGAAATACGATTCAATATGCTAAATATTTAGCTGCTGAAAACAATACAAAACAGTGA
- a CDS encoding ATP-grasp domain-containing protein, translating to MKTIVFIETNKSGSSREAIQAAERLGFFTVLLTRKQKFFHQRTDFPDVHQMILADLIDYDQVKKIIIKILKQGKQINGILSFIDPFVHVAAVLSEEFCPGVVSADPIRKMEDKVLTRELLKDLPMSPHYAIFSPGDSLEVFIDKQKRYLPLIVKSPLSTGSKDVLLANDENQLKQSMLKLLIKKENTQILLEEYLTGPQYLIEALVHNGKVHIIAIIEQEITFSKRFIVTGYCLLADIDQDFYDKIFETVSSILQAFEMKNGACHLELRLVQGTWKLIEINPRISGGAMNRIIETAYGINLVEETIQLFLGNDPYLFKKQNKYVYCHYITINSKGRLMKVTGKNRCSQFPGVEEVYIKPRKGMILRPPLSMGDRYAYVIASSDAKEEAKRIAKEAAKEIEFHIEPI from the coding sequence ATGAAAACCATTGTTTTTATTGAAACTAATAAATCCGGGTCTAGTAGAGAAGCAATCCAAGCAGCAGAACGACTTGGCTTTTTTACAGTTTTATTAACCCGTAAACAAAAATTCTTTCATCAAAGAACAGACTTTCCTGATGTCCATCAAATGATTTTAGCGGATTTAATTGATTACGATCAAGTAAAAAAAATTATCATCAAAATACTAAAACAAGGTAAACAAATAAATGGTATTCTGAGTTTTATCGATCCTTTTGTTCATGTAGCGGCAGTTTTATCAGAAGAATTTTGTCCAGGTGTTGTTTCTGCTGACCCAATTCGAAAAATGGAAGATAAAGTTTTAACTCGTGAACTTCTCAAAGACCTCCCAATGTCCCCTCATTATGCAATTTTTTCACCTGGTGATTCTTTAGAGGTCTTTATCGATAAACAAAAAAGATATTTACCTCTTATTGTAAAGTCTCCTCTATCTACCGGATCAAAAGATGTTTTACTGGCAAATGACGAGAACCAATTAAAGCAATCGATGCTAAAATTACTAATAAAAAAAGAAAATACACAGATTTTGCTAGAAGAATATTTAACAGGACCCCAATATTTGATTGAAGCTTTAGTACACAATGGAAAAGTTCATATTATCGCAATAATCGAACAAGAGATTACATTTTCCAAACGTTTTATCGTAACCGGGTATTGTTTATTAGCAGATATCGATCAAGACTTTTACGATAAAATATTTGAGACGGTAAGTTCCATTTTACAGGCTTTTGAAATGAAAAATGGAGCCTGTCATCTGGAATTGCGCTTAGTACAAGGAACATGGAAATTAATTGAGATCAACCCAAGAATCTCTGGTGGTGCGATGAATCGAATCATTGAAACTGCATATGGAATAAATTTAGTAGAGGAAACCATTCAGTTATTTTTAGGAAATGATCCTTATCTCTTTAAAAAACAAAATAAGTATGTCTATTGCCATTATATAACAATTAACTCTAAAGGAAGATTAATGAAAGTGACAGGAAAAAATCGTTGTTCTCAATTTCCTGGGGTAGAGGAGGTTTATATAAAACCCAGGAAAGGAATGATACTGCGCCCACCTTTATCAATGGGAGATCGTTATGCATACGTTATAGCCTCATCAGATGCTAAAGAAGAAGCAAAAAGAATCGCCAAGGAAGCAGCAAAAGAAATTGAATTCCATATTGAACCAATTTAA
- a CDS encoding tyrosine-type recombinase/integrase translates to MRKRTGLNRRFKREASTSTTAYTMTEMFEEFMLIKKGEGLARRTIAEYYENYKYFKNYVGRELSAEEMTTELFVGWIEYMLEEMNYAPATVNIRVRTMRAFVRYCYEDKQWINEPIHRRFKPIKAPIDVVESFTPEEFRRLIGAMDETTYTGFRTKVVAFVLLDTMVRVGELVSMKRRNVDFKAMSILLEAEDTKPRKARYVPISPRTAKLLGEYMAETEDFGSEYVFLTYEGERISESTVREDLRVAGKVAKITDKRVSPHTLRHTGALFYILNNGDPFSLQKILGHSHMNMVRRYVQMTNNDVQNQHSAHSPLNYVFK, encoded by the coding sequence ATGCGGAAAAGAACAGGATTAAACCGCCGTTTCAAAAGGGAAGCAAGTACCAGTACAACTGCGTACACCATGACGGAGATGTTCGAGGAATTTATGCTGATTAAGAAAGGCGAAGGATTGGCTCGTCGAACCATCGCGGAGTATTACGAAAATTACAAGTATTTCAAAAATTACGTTGGACGTGAATTGTCGGCGGAAGAAATGACTACGGAGTTATTCGTCGGTTGGATTGAGTACATGCTCGAAGAAATGAACTACGCGCCCGCCACCGTCAACATTCGCGTGCGCACCATGCGGGCTTTTGTGCGGTATTGTTACGAAGACAAGCAGTGGATTAACGAGCCAATACATAGGCGGTTCAAGCCGATCAAAGCGCCGATTGATGTAGTAGAATCGTTCACGCCCGAAGAGTTTCGTAGGTTAATTGGCGCTATGGATGAAACGACTTATACCGGATTCCGCACGAAAGTTGTCGCATTCGTCTTACTCGACACTATGGTTCGCGTCGGCGAACTCGTAAGCATGAAGCGTCGCAACGTCGATTTTAAGGCTATGAGTATTCTACTTGAAGCCGAGGACACGAAACCGCGCAAGGCTCGTTATGTGCCAATTTCGCCAAGGACTGCGAAGCTTTTAGGTGAATACATGGCGGAAACAGAGGACTTCGGCAGTGAATACGTATTTCTTACGTACGAAGGCGAGCGTATAAGTGAATCGACTGTGCGCGAAGATTTGAGAGTCGCTGGTAAAGTTGCGAAAATTACGGACAAGCGTGTAAGTCCACATACGCTAAGACATACAGGCGCTTTGTTTTACATTTTAAACAACGGCGATCCGTTTAGTTTACAGAAGATACTCGGACATTCGCACATGAATATGGTGCGCCGATACGTGCAGATGACGAATAATGACGTACAAAATCAGCACAGCGCACACTCACCATTGAATTACGTGTTTAAATAA
- a CDS encoding helix-turn-helix domain-containing protein — protein sequence MGLRVKSQLKKILDERGISIRQFAEITELPFETLRRLYNDETKQYQRNTIGRVCEVLGIDLPELLVLVEDNEDDA from the coding sequence ATGGGATTACGAGTTAAGTCACAATTAAAAAAAATATTAGATGAGAGAGGCATCTCCATAAGACAGTTTGCTGAAATAACAGAATTGCCGTTTGAAACATTAAGACGGTTATACAATGATGAAACTAAACAGTATCAACGAAATACAATTGGAAGAGTTTGTGAAGTATTAGGGATTGATCTACCAGAGTTATTGGTTTTAGTTGAAGACAATGAAGACGATGCATGA
- a CDS encoding helix-turn-helix domain-containing protein: MIGLEFICKTFQIEYKKLAEILGITPQTINSWLRGKRKISKDKLKKLSEYFQLPEEYFQRELFEDEMRDISKIYLERKYDTEIEFLENKRQSINERFDLNDMNELILNLYRKVILQSESEPDMRFKMSLIENLLYLLLEGEDGREVSVLWEVTDIMLEGNKKFIDELEKLTGKYL; this comes from the coding sequence ATGATCGGACTAGAATTTATTTGTAAAACTTTTCAAATCGAATATAAAAAATTAGCCGAAATATTAGGCATTACGCCACAAACAATCAATTCTTGGTTAAGAGGAAAACGAAAAATTTCGAAGGATAAATTGAAAAAGCTGTCTGAGTATTTCCAGTTGCCTGAAGAATATTTTCAACGAGAATTATTTGAAGACGAAATGCGTGACATCTCAAAAATATATCTTGAAAGAAAGTATGATACCGAAATTGAATTTCTCGAAAACAAACGACAATCAATTAATGAACGATTCGATTTAAATGACATGAACGAACTGATATTAAATTTATACAGAAAAGTAATATTGCAATCAGAATCAGAGCCAGATATGAGGTTTAAGATGAGTTTAATTGAAAATCTTCTATATCTCTTATTAGAAGGAGAAGATGGAAGAGAAGTAAGCGTATTGTGGGAAGTAACTGATATCATGCTTGAGGGAAATAAAAAATTTATTGATGAATTAGAAAAACTTACAGGGAAGTATCTCTGA
- a CDS encoding HNH endonuclease, translated as MGEVLNFEELKEKGEMTPIPGFSPEKYLCHCPSGNVYSLVSNRWLLQDAKGTGDDNQYLMTTLRGLDGKDHHVYLHQVVFSSASGMTLKQLKKTYGSLLEIDHIDGNPRNNSIENLRLTTGKGNKGRINRKGKKNRLTLENAIKVREEFKNWTKGKLEFYAEKAKEYGVCKRVIQNAILGVSYRVEGNNT; from the coding sequence ATGGGAGAAGTTTTGAATTTTGAAGAATTAAAAGAGAAAGGTGAAATGACACCAATTCCGGGATTTAGCCCAGAAAAATATCTTTGTCATTGTCCAAGTGGAAATGTCTACAGTTTAGTTTCAAATCGCTGGTTGCTTCAGGATGCTAAGGGGACTGGTGACGATAATCAGTATCTCATGACCACTTTAAGAGGACTAGATGGAAAAGACCATCATGTTTATTTGCATCAAGTTGTATTTTCAAGTGCATCAGGTATGACATTAAAACAATTAAAGAAAACTTATGGATCATTGTTGGAAATAGACCATATAGATGGTAATCCTCGAAATAATAGTATTGAAAACTTACGATTAACAACAGGAAAAGGAAATAAGGGTAGAATTAACCGTAAAGGTAAAAAGAATCGATTAACATTGGAAAATGCCATTAAGGTTCGTGAAGAATTTAAAAATTGGACTAAAGGGAAATTGGAGTTTTATGCTGAAAAAGCTAAAGAATATGGAGTTTGTAAAAGAGTTATCCAGAATGCTATTTTAGGTGTTTCGTATAGGGTTGAAGGAAATAATACATAA